From the Flavobacterium galactosidilyticum genome, one window contains:
- a CDS encoding 2Fe-2S iron-sulfur cluster-binding protein, with protein sequence MPQDITIKITDRNGIAHEVVAPTDMNLNVMEIIRMYELAEEGTVGTCGGMAMCASCQCYVLNDVALTEMGDDEEAMLSEAFYVKSNSRLGCQIPITESLEGLELELAPEN encoded by the coding sequence ATGCCACAAGATATTACTATAAAAATTACCGATAGAAACGGAATAGCTCACGAAGTTGTCGCTCCAACAGATATGAATTTAAATGTCATGGAGATTATTAGAATGTACGAATTAGCAGAAGAAGGAACTGTAGGAACTTGTGGCGGAATGGCAATGTGTGCTTCTTGTCAATGTTATGTTTTAAATGATGTTGCTTTAACCGAAATGGGAGATGACGAAGAGGCAATGCTTTCAGAAGCGTTTTACGTAAAGTCAAATAGTAGATTGGGTTGTCAAATCCCAATTACTGAAAGTCTTGAAGGATTAGAACTAGAATTAGCCCCAGAGAATTAA
- a CDS encoding acyl-CoA dehydrogenase family protein: MKPDLFQAPDYYNLDDLLTEEHKLVRDSARAWVKREVSPIIEEYAQRAEFPKQIIKGLGEIGGFGPYIPEEYGGAGLDQISYGLIMQEIERGDSGVRSTSSVQSSLVMYPIWKFGTEEQRVKYLPKLATGEFMGCFGLTEPDHGSNPSGMTTNFKDMGDYYLLNGAKMWISNAPFADIAVVWAKNEEGRIHGLIVERGMEGFTTPETHNKWSLRASSTGELIFDNVKVPKENLLPGKTGLGAPMQCLDSARYGIAWGAIGAAMDCYDTALRYAKERIQFDKPIAGTQLQQKKLAEMITEITKAQLLTWRLGVLRNEGRATTAQISMAKRNNVDMAIHIAREARQILGGMGITGEYSIMRHMMNLESVITYEGTHDIHLLITGMDITGISAFK, from the coding sequence ATGAAACCAGACTTATTTCAAGCTCCAGATTACTACAACCTTGACGATTTACTAACGGAAGAACACAAATTAGTGCGTGATTCAGCTCGTGCGTGGGTAAAACGCGAAGTTTCTCCAATTATTGAAGAATATGCCCAAAGAGCGGAATTCCCAAAACAAATCATCAAAGGTTTAGGCGAAATTGGTGGATTTGGCCCTTATATTCCAGAAGAATATGGAGGAGCTGGACTTGACCAAATTTCATACGGATTAATCATGCAAGAAATTGAGCGTGGCGATTCAGGGGTTCGTTCTACCTCATCAGTACAATCGTCATTAGTGATGTATCCTATTTGGAAATTTGGAACAGAAGAACAGCGTGTAAAATATTTACCAAAACTAGCTACAGGTGAATTCATGGGTTGTTTTGGATTGACAGAGCCAGATCACGGTTCGAACCCTAGCGGAATGACAACTAATTTTAAAGATATGGGCGATTATTATCTTTTGAATGGCGCTAAAATGTGGATTTCTAACGCTCCATTTGCAGATATAGCTGTTGTTTGGGCAAAAAATGAAGAAGGTAGAATTCACGGTTTAATCGTAGAAAGAGGAATGGAAGGTTTTACAACACCTGAAACTCATAATAAATGGTCACTTCGCGCATCATCAACGGGCGAATTAATTTTTGATAACGTAAAAGTTCCTAAAGAAAATTTATTACCAGGAAAAACAGGTCTTGGAGCACCAATGCAATGTTTAGATTCTGCTAGATACGGTATTGCTTGGGGTGCTATTGGCGCAGCAATGGATTGCTACGATACTGCTTTGCGTTATGCGAAAGAAAGAATTCAATTTGACAAACCTATTGCTGGAACACAATTACAACAAAAGAAATTAGCCGAAATGATTACTGAAATCACTAAAGCACAATTACTAACTTGGAGATTAGGTGTTTTAAGAAATGAAGGAAGAGCAACAACTGCTCAAATCTCAATGGCGAAAAGAAATAATGTAGATATGGCAATTCACATTGCACGTGAAGCCAGACAAATACTTGGTGGAATGGGAATTACAGGAGAATATTCGATTATGCGTCACATGATGAACTTAGAATCAGTGATTACTTATGAAGGAACTCACGACATTCACTTATTGATTACAGGTATGGATATTACAGGAATTTCCGCATTTAAGTAG
- a CDS encoding RNA polymerase sigma factor yields METFEEILNKHKGIIFRIVNYYCKDSDDKKDLEQEILIQIWLSHKKYNQEFAWSTFIYRIALNVSIGFYNKQKRQKDKFSNVNLFIETNVQDDIPLVVDEDLQLLNEFICQLNDINKALMILYLQEKSYAEMALILGVSATNIGTKINRLKNQLKEYFKEKKNGNR; encoded by the coding sequence TTGGAAACATTTGAGGAAATTTTAAATAAGCACAAGGGAATAATTTTTCGGATCGTCAATTATTATTGCAAAGATTCGGATGACAAAAAAGATTTAGAACAGGAAATTTTAATTCAAATATGGCTCTCCCATAAAAAATATAATCAAGAGTTTGCTTGGAGTACTTTTATTTATCGAATTGCATTGAATGTTTCGATTGGATTTTATAATAAGCAAAAAAGGCAAAAAGATAAATTCAGCAATGTCAATTTATTTATTGAAACTAATGTTCAGGATGATATTCCGTTGGTTGTTGATGAAGACTTACAGCTGCTAAATGAATTTATCTGTCAATTAAATGATATCAATAAGGCACTGATGATTTTATACCTACAAGAAAAATCTTATGCAGAAATGGCTTTGATCTTAGGAGTTTCTGCAACTAATATCGGTACAAAAATCAACCGATTAAAAAATCAACTAAAAGAATATTTTAAAGAAAAGAAAAATGGAAATAGATAA
- a CDS encoding tRNA1(Val) (adenine(37)-N6)-methyltransferase, translating to MFSFKQFSIQQDRCAMKIGTDGVLLGAWTPINNNPFSILDIGTGTGIIALMLAQRSNAQQIDALEIDEGAYEQAVDNFENSPWSNRLFCFHAGLDEFVEEPEDEYDLIISNPPFYTEDYKTDNEQRDLARFADAMPFEDLIEAADLLLSENGVFTVIIPFKEEKKFIALSEECELYPFKITRVKGTPTTEIKRSLLAFSRTETANFPIDELIIETARHIYTPEYIALTKDFYLKM from the coding sequence ATGTTTAGTTTCAAACAATTCTCAATCCAACAAGACCGATGTGCCATGAAAATAGGTACAGATGGCGTTTTACTTGGCGCTTGGACTCCAATAAACAACAATCCATTTAGTATTCTAGACATTGGAACAGGAACAGGAATTATTGCTTTAATGCTTGCGCAAAGAAGTAACGCCCAACAAATTGATGCTTTAGAAATCGATGAAGGTGCCTACGAACAAGCTGTGGATAATTTCGAAAATTCTCCTTGGAGCAATCGCTTGTTTTGCTTTCACGCTGGCTTGGACGAATTTGTTGAAGAACCCGAAGACGAGTATGATTTGATTATCTCTAATCCTCCATTCTATACCGAAGATTATAAAACAGATAACGAACAAAGAGACTTAGCCCGTTTTGCTGACGCTATGCCTTTCGAAGATTTGATCGAAGCTGCCGATTTATTACTTTCAGAAAACGGTGTTTTCACCGTAATTATACCATTCAAAGAAGAAAAAAAATTCATCGCTCTATCGGAAGAATGCGAATTATATCCTTTTAAAATTACTCGGGTTAAAGGAACTCCAACTACCGAAATCAAGCGTAGTTTATTGGCTTTTTCAAGAACAGAAACTGCTAATTTCCCTATTGACGAATTAATTATCGAAACTGCCAGACATATTTATACTCCAGAATATATTGCCCTGACAAAGGATTTTTATTTGAAGATGTAA
- the leuD gene encoding 3-isopropylmalate dehydratase small subunit yields MAYDKFNILTSSAVPLPIENVDTDQIIPARFLKATKREAFGDNLFRDWRYNGDNSPKADFVLNDATYSGKILVGGKNFGSGSSREHAAWAVYDYGFRAVVSSFFADIFKGNCLNIGVLPVQISPEFSDTIFKAIEADSNTQLEINLPEQTITLLATGQKESFDINGYKKNNMINGFDDIDYLQNIKKEIVEFADKLPY; encoded by the coding sequence ATGGCATACGATAAATTTAATATCCTTACGAGTAGCGCAGTGCCGTTACCGATAGAAAATGTGGATACCGATCAAATCATCCCAGCTCGTTTCTTGAAAGCCACGAAACGAGAAGCTTTTGGAGACAACCTTTTCAGAGACTGGAGATACAACGGAGATAATTCTCCTAAAGCAGATTTCGTTTTGAATGACGCAACTTACAGCGGAAAAATATTGGTAGGCGGAAAAAACTTTGGCTCAGGTTCTTCAAGAGAACACGCGGCCTGGGCAGTTTACGATTACGGATTCCGTGCTGTAGTTTCAAGTTTCTTTGCTGATATCTTCAAAGGGAACTGTTTGAATATTGGTGTTTTGCCAGTGCAAATCAGCCCTGAATTTTCAGATACTATTTTCAAAGCTATCGAAGCAGATTCAAATACACAATTGGAAATCAATTTGCCAGAGCAAACGATTACTTTATTAGCTACAGGTCAAAAAGAATCTTTTGATATCAATGGATACAAAAAGAACAATATGATCAATGGTTTTGATGATATCGATTATTTGCAAAACATCAAAAAGGAAATTGTGGAATTTGCAGACAAATTGCCTTATTAG
- the leuC gene encoding 3-isopropylmalate dehydratase large subunit, with protein sequence MSTTLFDKVWDSHVVRKIEDGPDVFFIDRHFIHEVTSPVAFLGLKSRNVKVLYPERTFATADHNTPTINQHLPLEDALSANQLKALEDNAAEYGISHWGLGHQKNGIVHVVGPENGITLPGATIVCGDSHTSTHGAFGAIAFGIGTSEVEMVLATQCIMQPKPKKMRINVNGKLSKGVGPKDVALYIISKLTTSGGTGYFAEYAGNVFEEMSMEGRMTVCNLSIEMGARGGMIAPDQKTFDFLEGRLFAPKGEAWTKAVEYWKTLKTDEDAVFDAELNINAEDIEPMITYGTNPGMGIGISKNIPTANQVEGGAETYKKSLAYMGFEEDDVMIGKPIDFVFLGSCTNGRIEDFRAFTEIVKGRKKADNVTAWLVPGSHVVEAQIKEEGLLDILTEAGFVLRQPGCSACLAMNDDKVPAGKYAVSTSNRNFEGRQGPGSRTLLASPIMAAAAAVTGVLTDPRDLF encoded by the coding sequence ATGAGTACTACATTATTTGACAAAGTATGGGATTCGCATGTTGTGCGTAAAATTGAAGATGGACCGGATGTGTTTTTTATTGATCGTCATTTCATTCATGAAGTCACTAGTCCTGTTGCTTTTTTAGGTTTAAAATCAAGAAATGTTAAAGTATTATATCCAGAGCGCACTTTTGCAACTGCCGATCATAATACACCAACTATAAATCAACACTTACCTCTTGAAGATGCTTTATCAGCTAATCAGCTCAAAGCATTAGAAGATAATGCTGCAGAATATGGTATTTCGCACTGGGGATTAGGTCATCAAAAAAACGGAATTGTTCACGTAGTAGGACCTGAAAACGGAATTACTTTGCCTGGAGCAACAATCGTTTGTGGAGATTCACATACTTCTACCCATGGTGCTTTTGGCGCCATTGCTTTTGGGATTGGAACATCTGAGGTAGAAATGGTACTAGCTACACAATGTATCATGCAGCCAAAACCAAAGAAAATGCGCATCAACGTAAATGGTAAATTGAGCAAAGGTGTTGGACCAAAAGATGTTGCTCTTTATATCATTTCAAAATTAACAACTTCTGGAGGAACTGGTTATTTTGCCGAATATGCCGGAAATGTTTTCGAAGAAATGTCTATGGAAGGTCGTATGACCGTTTGCAACTTAAGTATCGAAATGGGTGCTCGTGGTGGTATGATTGCTCCTGACCAAAAAACTTTCGACTTTTTAGAAGGAAGATTATTCGCTCCAAAAGGAGAAGCTTGGACTAAAGCAGTAGAATATTGGAAAACTTTAAAAACAGATGAAGATGCGGTTTTTGACGCTGAGTTAAACATCAATGCAGAAGATATTGAACCAATGATTACATACGGTACTAATCCTGGAATGGGAATCGGTATCTCAAAAAATATTCCAACTGCCAACCAAGTTGAAGGTGGAGCTGAGACGTACAAAAAATCTTTAGCCTATATGGGCTTCGAAGAAGACGATGTAATGATTGGTAAACCAATTGATTTTGTTTTCTTAGGAAGTTGTACTAATGGACGAATTGAAGATTTTAGAGCATTTACAGAAATTGTAAAAGGTCGTAAAAAAGCGGATAATGTAACAGCTTGGTTAGTTCCAGGTTCGCATGTTGTTGAAGCACAAATAAAAGAAGAAGGGTTGTTAGATATTCTTACCGAAGCCGGCTTTGTATTGCGTCAGCCTGGATGTTCTGCTTGTTTAGCTATGAACGATGATAAAGTTCCTGCTGGAAAATATGCAGTAAGCACTTCAAACAGAAACTTTGAAGGCCGTCAAGGACCAGGTTCAAGAACGTTATTAGCTAGTCCAATCATGGCTGCTGCAGCTGCAGTAACTGGAGTGCTGACAGATCCGAGAGATCTTTTTTAA
- a CDS encoding antibiotic biosynthesis monooxygenase family protein, producing MILELALLFVKKGEEKQFEKDFEIASQFISSIQGYCGHSLRKCIEQENKYILLVDWEKLEDHTIAFRQSEQYLEWKNLLHHYYDPFPIVEHFVTILENKK from the coding sequence ATGATTCTAGAATTAGCCCTCTTATTTGTAAAAAAAGGAGAAGAAAAACAATTTGAAAAAGATTTTGAGATTGCCAGTCAATTTATTAGTTCAATTCAAGGCTATTGTGGACATAGTTTGAGAAAGTGCATCGAACAGGAAAATAAATACATTTTACTGGTTGATTGGGAAAAATTAGAAGACCACACCATAGCTTTTAGACAATCCGAACAGTATTTAGAATGGAAAAATTTGCTTCATCATTATTATGATCCGTTCCCAATTGTGGAACATTTTGTAACAATATTGGAAAATAAAAAATAG
- the rimM gene encoding ribosome maturation factor RimM (Essential for efficient processing of 16S rRNA) — MRKEDCFYLGKIAKKFSFKGEVLAYLDTDEPELYENLESVFVECNKHLVPFFIESSSLHKNDFLRIRFEDINTEEDADAVIGNDLYLPLKMLPKLTGNKFYFHEVIDFEVEDKRLGVVGKIQSINDTTAQPLFEVLNGDVEILIPMIDHFLVKIDRENKKVVMDLPEGLIEMYL, encoded by the coding sequence ATGCGTAAAGAAGATTGTTTCTATTTAGGTAAAATCGCTAAAAAATTTAGTTTCAAAGGTGAAGTTCTTGCCTACCTAGACACGGACGAACCTGAGTTATACGAAAACTTGGAATCAGTGTTTGTTGAATGCAACAAACACTTGGTTCCTTTTTTTATTGAAAGTAGTTCACTACACAAGAATGATTTCCTCAGAATCCGTTTTGAAGACATCAACACTGAAGAAGATGCAGATGCTGTGATAGGCAACGACTTATATCTTCCTTTAAAAATGTTGCCAAAACTTACCGGTAACAAATTCTATTTCCACGAAGTTATTGATTTTGAAGTGGAAGACAAACGCCTAGGTGTTGTTGGAAAAATTCAATCTATAAATGATACGACAGCACAACCTCTTTTTGAAGTGCTGAATGGTGACGTAGAAATACTTATTCCTATGATTGATCATTTCCTTGTAAAAATTGACAGGGAAAACAAAAAAGTCGTCATGGATTTACCGGAAGGTCTTATTGAAATGTACCTTTAG
- a CDS encoding RNA recognition motif domain-containing protein: MNIFVGSLPFSIEEADLRESFEAYGAVDSVKIISDKFTGRSKGFGFVEMPNDDEAQKAIDELNGATVQGRAIVVNKSEPKPEGERRSFNNNRGGDSRGGYGGNSRGGDNRGGGDRGGRY, translated from the coding sequence ATGAATATTTTTGTTGGAAGCCTTCCATTCAGTATTGAGGAAGCAGATTTAAGAGAGTCTTTCGAGGCTTACGGAGCAGTTGATTCAGTTAAAATTATCTCGGATAAATTTACAGGAAGAAGTAAAGGATTTGGTTTTGTTGAGATGCCAAATGATGACGAAGCTCAAAAAGCAATTGACGAATTGAACGGAGCTACTGTTCAAGGACGTGCAATCGTTGTTAACAAGTCTGAGCCAAAACCAGAAGGCGAAAGAAGAAGTTTTAACAACAACCGTGGTGGAGATTCACGCGGAGGTTATGGTGGAAACAGCCGTGGTGGAGATAACCGTGGAGGTGGAGACAGAGGAGGAAGATATTAA
- the leuB gene encoding 3-isopropylmalate dehydrogenase, translating to MKYTIALLAGDGIGPEVINEAVKVSDAVAKKFGHEITWKPALTGAAAIDAVGVPYPDETHEICLAADAVLFGAIGHPKYDNDPLAPVRPEQGLLLMRKKLGLFANVRPTFTFPSLLDKSPLKRERIEGTDLVFLRELTGGIYFGEKGRRDGGDTAFDNCVYTRSEVQRLAKKGFELAMTRTKKLCCVDKANVMETSRLWRETVQAMEKDYPEVTVSYEFVDAVAMRLVQWPNSYDVLITENLFGDILTDEASVISGSMGLMPSASMGTNVSLFEPIHGSYPQATGLNIANPMATVLSAAMMFENFGLMEEGAAMRAVVNKALEAGVVTEDLADGGKAYGTKEVGDWLVANL from the coding sequence ATGAAATACACTATTGCACTTTTAGCCGGAGACGGAATTGGACCAGAAGTAATTAATGAAGCTGTAAAAGTTTCGGATGCTGTTGCTAAAAAATTTGGACATGAAATTACATGGAAACCTGCTTTAACTGGCGCTGCTGCAATTGATGCTGTAGGAGTTCCTTATCCAGATGAAACGCATGAAATTTGTTTGGCTGCAGATGCAGTATTGTTTGGAGCAATTGGTCACCCAAAATACGATAATGATCCATTAGCACCAGTAAGACCTGAGCAAGGGCTATTATTGATGCGTAAAAAATTAGGCTTATTTGCGAATGTACGCCCTACTTTTACATTCCCATCATTATTAGATAAGTCTCCTTTAAAAAGAGAGCGAATTGAAGGAACAGATTTGGTTTTCTTACGAGAATTAACCGGCGGAATTTACTTTGGTGAAAAAGGAAGGAGAGACGGCGGAGACACTGCTTTTGATAATTGTGTTTACACCAGATCCGAGGTACAACGTTTGGCTAAAAAAGGTTTCGAATTAGCAATGACACGTACTAAGAAATTATGTTGCGTAGATAAAGCAAACGTAATGGAAACGTCACGTTTGTGGAGAGAAACAGTTCAAGCTATGGAAAAAGATTATCCTGAAGTTACTGTATCGTATGAATTTGTTGATGCAGTAGCAATGCGTTTAGTACAATGGCCAAATTCATATGATGTGTTAATTACGGAGAACTTATTTGGTGATATTTTAACTGATGAAGCTTCTGTAATTTCTGGTTCAATGGGACTTATGCCTTCTGCCTCTATGGGAACTAATGTGTCTCTTTTTGAACCTATTCACGGTTCATACCCGCAAGCAACAGGACTAAACATTGCTAATCCAATGGCTACGGTTTTATCTGCTGCAATGATGTTTGAAAACTTTGGATTGATGGAAGAAGGTGCAGCAATGAGAGCTGTAGTAAACAAAGCTTTAGAGGCCGGAGTAGTTACCGAAGATCTTGCTGATGGCGGAAAAGCATACGGAACTAAAGAAGTCGGAGACTGGCTAGTTGCAAACCTGTAA
- a CDS encoding 30S ribosomal protein S16, with product MSVKIRLQRHGKKGKPFYWVVAADARSKRDGKYLEKIGTYNPNTNPATIDLNLDSAVKWLHNGAQPTDTAKAILSYKGALLKHHLDGGIRKGALTQEQADAKLATWLEAKSGKVDAKKDGLTKAQADAKAKAFKAEQDVNAKRLAAAAQAEADAIAAATPAVEEEVEASAEETPAAEENNETTEA from the coding sequence ATGTCAGTAAAAATTAGATTACAAAGACACGGTAAAAAAGGAAAACCTTTTTACTGGGTTGTAGCTGCAGATGCACGCTCAAAAAGAGATGGTAAATACTTAGAGAAAATCGGTACTTACAATCCAAACACAAACCCAGCAACTATCGACTTGAACCTTGATAGCGCAGTAAAATGGTTGCACAATGGTGCTCAACCAACTGATACTGCTAAAGCGATTCTTTCTTACAAAGGAGCTTTATTGAAACATCACCTTGATGGTGGTATTCGTAAAGGTGCTTTAACTCAAGAACAAGCTGACGCAAAATTAGCAACTTGGTTAGAGGCTAAATCTGGAAAAGTTGATGCTAAAAAAGACGGTTTAACAAAAGCGCAAGCTGATGCTAAAGCTAAAGCTTTCAAAGCAGAACAAGATGTAAACGCAAAACGTTTAGCTGCAGCTGCACAAGCTGAAGCAGATGCTATTGCTGCTGCAACTCCAGCTGTAGAAGAAGAAGTTGAAGCTTCGGCTGAAGAAACTCCTGCTGCAGAAGAAAATAACGAAACAACTGAAGCATAA
- a CDS encoding DUF3050 domain-containing protein — MNIATINNSIQPQKELLLQHSLYKKVKTVEDLKCFVENHVYAVWDFMSLLKALQTKLTCTTTPWFATSNPNTRYLINEIVLAEESDLTLDGRRSSHYEMYIESMEALNADTSGINNFLIEVGSLQNIFVAIKKSNLHPNIKAFLDFTFRVIDEGKSHEIAAAFTFGREDLIPSMFTEILKNFQANFPETDLSKLIYYFERHIELDADEHGPMAMKMITELCGTDAQKWSDVEEVSKLALKKRIGLWDAIEEQLVSEKLLAT; from the coding sequence ATGAATATTGCCACAATAAACAATAGTATTCAGCCTCAAAAAGAACTATTGCTACAACATTCTTTATATAAAAAAGTAAAAACAGTTGAAGATTTAAAATGCTTTGTTGAAAATCATGTTTATGCTGTTTGGGATTTCATGTCTTTGCTAAAAGCACTGCAAACTAAACTTACATGTACCACCACTCCATGGTTTGCAACTTCAAATCCTAACACAAGGTATTTAATAAATGAAATTGTACTAGCCGAAGAATCAGATTTAACGTTAGACGGAAGACGATCTAGTCATTATGAAATGTATATTGAGTCGATGGAAGCTCTTAATGCCGATACATCAGGAATTAACAATTTCCTCATTGAGGTTGGATCACTTCAAAATATTTTTGTAGCTATTAAAAAAAGTAATTTACACCCTAATATTAAGGCATTTTTAGATTTTACTTTTCGTGTAATAGACGAAGGAAAATCACATGAAATTGCGGCTGCCTTCACTTTTGGTAGAGAAGATTTAATTCCCTCAATGTTTACTGAAATCCTAAAAAACTTTCAAGCAAATTTCCCTGAAACAGATCTAAGCAAACTAATCTATTATTTTGAAAGACATATTGAACTGGATGCTGATGAGCATGGCCCAATGGCAATGAAAATGATCACCGAATTATGTGGTACAGATGCACAAAAATGGTCAGATGTAGAGGAGGTTTCTAAACTAGCTTTAAAAAAACGTATTGGACTTTGGGATGCTATTGAAGAACAGTTAGTTTCTGAAAAATTATTAGCAACTTAG
- a CDS encoding DUF6252 family protein, whose translation MKKIILLIVVLFAVVSCEQDVRFNDPSFQALKNDVFWRAIDSRATLASDGSLLIEAFTSNEVLSIKIHGIDQDIDYILGGGNSENAVYELKENLNMIIYRTDGTTANGQITITKYNEVNETITGTFKFNVKNVSDSELVNPILSFRQGVFYNVPVKLQVP comes from the coding sequence ATGAAAAAAATAATCCTATTGATTGTTGTGCTTTTTGCTGTAGTTTCTTGCGAACAGGATGTTAGGTTTAATGACCCTTCTTTTCAGGCATTGAAAAATGATGTGTTTTGGCGGGCAATAGATTCGCGAGCTACTTTAGCTTCGGATGGATCATTGTTAATTGAAGCATTTACTAGTAATGAGGTTTTGTCAATAAAAATTCATGGCATTGATCAAGATATTGATTATATATTAGGTGGAGGTAACTCGGAAAATGCTGTATACGAATTGAAAGAAAACCTGAATATGATTATTTACAGAACAGATGGTACTACTGCAAATGGTCAAATTACGATAACTAAATATAATGAGGTTAATGAAACGATAACTGGAACTTTTAAATTCAATGTTAAGAATGTAAGTGATTCAGAATTAGTAAATCCAATTTTAAGTTTTCGACAAGGCGTTTTTTATAATGTACCGGTAAAGTTACAGGTACCTTAA
- a CDS encoding alpha-isopropylmalate synthase regulatory domain-containing protein, whose translation MEKRRIEIMDTTLRDGEQTSGVSFSAAEKLTIAQLLLEELNIDRIEIASARVSEGEFQGVKGIMAWAKEKGYSKRIEVLTFVDGGLSIEWMKSTGAKVQNLLTKGSLNHLTHQLKKTPEQHFSEIAAAIILAQENNIDTNVYLEDWSNGMRNSPEYVFQYLDFLTKQAVKRILLPDTLGVLIPSETFNFISQITARYPNTHFDFHAHNDYDLSVANVMEAVKAGINGLHVTVNGMGERAGNAPLESTVAVINDFMPEVEMNVNESSLYSVSKLVETFTGYRIPANKPIVGDNVFTQTAGIHADGDNKNNLYFNDLLPERFGRKRQYALGKTSGKANIEKNLQELGLQLNPEDLKLVTQRIIELGDKKETVTKEDLPYIISDVLDSQTYQEKIIVQSYILSHAKGMRPSTTLCLKIDGEVIEEHSQGDGQFDAFMNALAKIYKSKNLELPKLIDYAVRIPPGSSSDALCETIITWTNNGKEFKTRGLDSDQTVAAIVATQKMLNVIP comes from the coding sequence ATGGAAAAAAGAAGAATTGAAATAATGGATACGACGCTTCGCGATGGGGAACAAACCTCGGGAGTATCGTTTTCTGCGGCAGAAAAATTAACCATTGCACAATTATTACTGGAAGAATTAAACATAGACAGAATCGAAATTGCTTCTGCACGAGTTAGTGAAGGTGAGTTTCAAGGCGTCAAAGGCATTATGGCTTGGGCCAAAGAAAAAGGATATAGCAAACGAATTGAGGTTTTAACTTTTGTTGACGGAGGACTTTCTATTGAATGGATGAAAAGTACTGGTGCCAAAGTACAGAATTTGTTGACCAAAGGTTCTTTGAATCATTTAACGCACCAATTAAAGAAAACACCTGAGCAACATTTTAGCGAAATCGCAGCTGCAATTATTTTAGCACAAGAAAATAATATCGATACAAACGTTTACCTAGAAGATTGGAGCAATGGGATGCGCAACTCTCCGGAATATGTGTTTCAATATTTAGATTTTCTTACTAAACAAGCGGTAAAAAGAATTCTTTTGCCTGATACTTTAGGCGTACTTATTCCATCGGAAACTTTTAATTTTATTTCTCAAATAACCGCAAGATATCCTAATACTCATTTTGATTTTCATGCTCATAACGACTATGATTTAAGTGTTGCCAATGTTATGGAAGCTGTAAAAGCTGGAATAAATGGACTTCATGTTACGGTAAACGGAATGGGTGAGCGTGCTGGAAATGCACCTTTAGAAAGTACTGTTGCCGTCATCAATGACTTCATGCCAGAAGTTGAAATGAATGTAAACGAGTCTTCCTTATATTCCGTGAGTAAATTGGTAGAAACTTTTACAGGTTATAGAATACCTGCTAACAAACCCATTGTAGGTGATAATGTTTTTACTCAAACCGCAGGAATTCATGCTGATGGAGACAATAAAAACAATTTATATTTTAACGATTTGCTTCCTGAACGTTTTGGAAGAAAACGCCAATATGCTTTAGGAAAAACATCGGGAAAAGCCAATATCGAAAAAAATCTTCAAGAATTAGGACTGCAATTAAATCCGGAAGATTTAAAATTAGTTACTCAAAGAATCATTGAATTAGGTGACAAGAAAGAAACAGTTACCAAAGAAGACTTACCTTATATTATATCAGATGTTTTAGACAGTCAGACCTATCAGGAGAAAATTATAGTACAATCCTATATATTATCTCATGCCAAAGGGATGCGACCATCAACAACTTTATGTTTAAAAATAGATGGAGAAGTAATTGAAGAACATTCACAAGGCGACGGGCAATTTGATGCTTTCATGAATGCGTTGGCAAAAATATACAAAAGCAAAAATCTAGAATTGCCTAAATTGATTGATTACGCTGTTCGAATTCCGCCAGGTAGTAGTTCTGATGCTTTATGCGAAACTATTATCACTTGGACGAACAATGGAAAAGAATTCAAAACAAGAGGACTAGATTCAGATCAAACGGTTGCAGCTATTGTCGCTACCCAAAAAATGCTAAATGTAATTCCGTAA